The DNA window AGAGGATTAGGTTAGACTTGATAAAGGTCGGCGCTTGGGATAAGAAAGCTTGGtttcgggccaggcgcggtggctcccacctgagatcccagcacgttgggaggctgaggcaagaggattgcttgaactcagggctttgaggctgcagtgagctatgactgccccactgcactccagcctgggtgacagagcaaaactctgtgtcaaaagaaaaaccaaggctgggcacggtagctcatgcctgtagtcccagctactcgggaggccgagacaggagaatcgcttaaacccgggaggcagaggttgtagtgagccaacatcacgccactgcattgcagcctggcccacagggcaagactgtgtctcaaaataaattaataaataaaaaaataaagaaaaacaaaatcaataaacaaaagaaagtggtttcaGCTGTGCCCTCTGAAACTTAATGTCTCTTACTGacttttctaaatcttttttttgttttgttttgttttgttttgtttttttttgagacggagtctcgttctgtcgcccaggctggagtgcagtggcgcaatctcggctcactgcaagctccgcctcccgggttcacgccattctcctgcctcagcctctccgagtagctgggactacaggcgcccgccaccacgcccggctaatttcttgtatttttagtagagacggggtttcaccgtgttagccaggatggtctcgatctcctgacctcgtgatccccccgcctcggcctcccaaagtgctgggattacaagcgtgaaccaccgcgcccggccgtgactTTTCTAAATCTAAGTGTCTCTATCCATAGTGGGGGATACCAAGGCCATGGTCACCTCCTGATGTGACTGTCTCATGAGGAAATGATGGGAATTCCTTTGTGACTCTGCAGTGGTCCCTCCGTGTCTGCTGGAGGGGGTCCTGGCTGATTCCCAGCTCTACATCCTGTAGATTCTCACACCCAGGGCCTCCTTCGGCCTCTTCTCAGGGGATTCTCAGAGCAGGAGCCTCTCTCCCTTGCCTGGTGAAACTCATTCTCCCCTCTCCCATCCACCTCACCCATGGCCACAATCCTGAGACTTCCCCCCGGGAGGCACACTTCTCCTCGCTGCCCTGCTGCTCCCACGGAAACCCTGTCCTGCTTCTCACACTGACGTCTGCTCTCTAATCACAGAGGATCCTGTCATTAAAAGATTCCTGGCCTGGGACAAAGATCTGAGGGTGTCAGACAAGGTAAGGTTCTCCATGTAACTGTGTTCCTGTTCCAACGCACGGCCAGGGGGAGGGCGCAGCTTCCAAACCCACAGTTCTccctccaccacctcccaccagatgctcctacagttttttttgttgtttttttttttgtgagacagagtcttgctctgttgcccaggctggagggcagtgtctcgatcttgactcactgcagccgatgcctcccgagttcaagcgattctcctgcctcagcctccaagcagctgggattacagacgtgaaccaccacgcctggctaatttttgtgtttttagtagagacggggttttgccatgttggccaggttggtcctgaacacctgacctcaggtgatccacccgccttggcctcccaaagtgctgagattacagacgtcagccactgtgcccgagcAGCTCCCACGGTCTTGAGTCTCGGCAtccacacatttctttttctgaaacagagtccaGCTCTGCTCCCcaagatggagtacagtggcatgatcatagctcactctaattcttgggctcaagcaatcctctttccttagcctcctgaggagctgggactaggcacataccaccatgctcaagtaatttttgaaatatcttagaaacagggtctcgctgtgttgcccaggttgttctcaaactgttgggctcacgtgattctcctgtctccacctctcaaagtactgggatgacaggcttgagccgccactcctggctatttttgtgATTTGTCAGCATCTCCCTCAGGACTCTGCTGGTCTCTTGCAGAGTGAATGAGCGGCCCCTGCCTCTCCTACAGGTCGTTTGGGATCTGAGCCCTCGGCCACAGTCTGGCCGCAGCCCTGAAGCTCCTGACCCCTCTACTCTCAGCTCTTTGGGACAGTTctctgcctggcacataaaagacCCTCCTGACACCAGCCGACCTAGATACACCCCCTCCAGAGATCCCATCGGAGCCCACCATCCTGGAAGCATCACCAAAAACCCTTCCTCTGGCTTCTCGGATTTGCATCCGACCTTTGAATACCCCTCCACCCCGCAATTTCCACATGAGCACAGTCACCCCAACACTGAGGTCCCTTCTCTGATGGGCAACCCCTCCCCAGACCCCCATTCCACTATCTCCACAATCTTCCTCTCCCAAGATGTGACCTctccttctctgtgttcttttCTCTCCATCAGTACCTCCTGGCTATGGTCATAGCGTATTTTAGGCGGGCCGGCCTCCGCTCCTGGCAATACCAACGCATTCATTTCTTCCTGGCTCTGTGAGTGGTTTGCTACCTCCTATCCGTCAATATCTAATGCCCTGGGACAGCCGGGGAAGTGGGATTCCagcctttcatttattctttcacctaTTTGTCCTCTTTACTCTGTGTATAAAAAAGACAGGATTATAGCATCTTAGACTGttgtttctaaaaagaaactCAGGCTGCGCGTAGTGGcttacgccagtaatcccagcactttgggaggccgaggcaagtggatcacctgagatcaggagttggagaccaacctggtcaacgtgggaaaaccccgtctctattaaaaatagaaaaattagccgggcgtggtggtgtgcacctgtaatcccagctactcgggaggctgaggcaagagaaccccttgaacccaggaggtggaggttgcagtaagctaaggttaagccactgtactccagcctgggtgacagagcaagacttttctgaaagaaaaaaagccaaaaaaaacccaaattccAGTGCCAGTGTACTGgaataaaagagtaaaagaataaaagagtccGGGAGCAGTGgccgatgcctgtaatcccaacactttgggaagccaaggcgggtgggtcacaaggtcaggagagtgagatgatcctggctaacacggtgaaaccccgtctctacttaaaaaaaaaaaaaaaaaattagccaggcgtggtggcgggcgcctatagtcccagctactcgggaggctgaggcaggagaatggcgtgaatctgggaggcggagcttgcagtgagcgagatcacaccactgtactccagcctgggtgacagaacgagactccatctcaaaaaaaaaaaaaaaaaaaaaaaagaataagacaaaAGGAACTATAAACCGTTCctaaggggagaagaaaaggagcagAGGAACGGACATGACACTTCCCCCAGCAAGTAGATGTTTCTggttctctctctgtccttcccaCATCAACCACAAACGCCATCAACCTCCTCCGGGTTCCCGTGACAGAGGTCACAGTTCAGTTCCCCCTCGCATCACTCGAATCCACTGTCAAATGCTCCCTGCTGGGGTCTCCTGGAGTCTCTCCCCAAGCCAGGGGGCTTCCTAGGGCAGCCTGAGCAGCTTTCCAAAGCATGACAACCTCACTGCCCAGCTGAACAACTTCATTAGCTGATGTCTTTCTCTACCGAGGCCAGGGTCCACAGTGCCAATTCCGCCCTCTCTAAAATCCCTACAAGCACACTGGCTCGCCATCTTGGTGTTTCACGGTTTGGCTTCACTGCTCCTTCCAAATGCCCTCCACTCGACTTTGCATTTGTGTTTTCTGTCTGCGTGTCCCACACACATGTGGttctgaagggaaggacccatTCCTTGAACTCCGTTCACCCCACAGCCTCTGTGATGCCTTTCCTCATCTTCCAACTTCTGCATGCCTGTAGCTCTCTAGTTACATCCTGGACACTGGGGTTAGGTCATCTGCCCTGATTACTCCCAGTCCCATTAGACTAGATGCCTGTAGAAGGCAGGGTCCTGGCAAAATATCAATGTatccaatttcttttatttttttcagacagacttgccctgtcccccaagctggagtgcagtggtgagatcatagctcactgcagcctccatatcctgggctcaagcgatcctcccacctcagcctcttgattagCTCCAACTACAgggctgtgccaccacacctggacagtttgtttgtttatttatttattgagacagagtcttgctctgcctctcaggctggaatggagtggcccaatctcgactcactgcaacctccgcctcctgggttcacgcaattcttatgcttcagcctcttgagtagataGGGATAATGCATATGCTACCACACcaggatgatttttgtatttttagtagagatgggatttctccatgttgaccagctcgtctccaactcctggtctcaagcgatccaccagcttcagccttctaaagtgctggcattacaggcaggagccaccacgtcTAGCATATTTCTTAGATTTGTAATAGAGACGAGggacttgctgtgttgcccaggcccatctcaaactcctggcctcaagtgatcctcctgcttcggcctcccaatgtgctgggattccaggcataagccaccactcttTGTCACCAGTTGGGTTTTTGTCTCCATCCTGAAGGAGTGGGAGACGCCCTTGATCAGGTCTCTGTCCAGCAGAGCCCTCCTGAGGAAGGCGTGGCTCTCTGCAGGGTGGGTGCCAGTCCTGAGCTAGGGACGgtcccctgccctcctctctggGAAGCTGACCTCAGCCGGAGGTCTCTCCTGGTGGTGCCCCTGAGCAGTAACCTGATTTCTGTCCCCAGCTACCTGGCCAATGACATGGAGGAGGACGACGAGGCCCCCAAACAAAACATCTTCTACTTCCTGTATGGGAAGACCCGCTGTCACATACCCTTGTTCCATACGCGTCGGTTCCAGTTATGCCGTTCCATGACCCAGAGGGCCAGGGAAATCCGCTCTCAGATAGCCTTGTTCCACAAGCTTCGGTTCCAGTTCTTCTGTTCCATGCGCTGCAGGGCTTGGGTTTCCCCGGAGGAGttggaggaggtgggtggggcctggggaggtggaggaggtggggaggaatcGGGTGGGCTGGAGGCTGGACGAGGGGAGGGAGGGGTATCCTGGGGAGTCCCTGTCTTCTCAAAGGGTGTTTGTTTTTCCAGATCCAGGCTTATGACCCACAGCACTGGGTGTGGGCGCGAGATCGCGCCCGCCTTTCCTAGAGCTCCAGGGACCGTGGAGGCCTGAGGTCATCGGCCTGAGAGAAGGTACATCTGCATCCTCCGGGGTAAAGGCAGAATATTGGGGTCTATTTTGGAAATCCGAGGAACCCAATTGCTTGATCCGgcttcaagcctgggcaacgtggcgagaTCCCccctccacaaaaatacaaaaatcagccaggcgatGTGGGAGGCATCTCtactcccaactactcaggaggctgaggtgggaggatcgctggagcctggcAGGTCAGGGCCGCAGGGAGCCCtgatcctgccactacactccagcccgggcgacagagtgagaccctgactcaaaaataatcataaatattgAGTTCGGGGAGGTTCATTATGATTGACGCACCTGAGGTACCGATTTGGGTCGAGGGTTCAGTGAAGCTTTGGTTTACATCTTGCGCAGCTAACCACATTGAGCACAGAGCATGAGACTTCGTCATGAGGAGGGAGGATTAGGATTAGGCTTCTGGACTCGTGGTTCGCGATGTTGTCACATTAGAAACAGATCTAGCATGGTTACAAGTTTAGATCTTAAGTGACACGAAAGGCCCCAGCTGTGATGAAGTCCAAAGCCACATTCTCTGAGGGTACCCTACTCCCTGGGCAGACCCACCCAAAGTCCTTGCTATGAAGCAGATCACTGGGGCTGACCTTGGGTGTATTAAGTGAGTTTTGGAGTCATGGTCACCAAAGTGTGAGTATCACAGTTGAACACGATGGTTCAGAAGCAGGGTATAGAATGAAAGGCAGGAGATAAAATTGCATTTCTCAATTGCTCTGAACTCTAGTTAGACTTGACATGGGACGTGAATAAGCTTCCTGTCTAGAGAGCTGCCTCCTTGAAGGGTCACATCGTCTCTCTCACTTCCAGAACACTGGGCCCAGGGGAGATGCGGATTTTCAGCAGGAACTTTATACCAATGCTAATGGCAGACaccaggaaggaggagaggagccaTTTGTGCAGATCATCTAGAAGAACCTGGATCGTTCTTGATGGAGCTGAATACAGTGATCACGTTGTCCTCCTGGGAGCATGGGtgcgggtggggggtggggtacTTCTAGGAGTCCTTGGAGAAAAGTAAGAAACCAGGAGTGTTTCCAGTTCCACCCTTTCCTGCGGCACCACCTCCCTTTTTATATTGCTGAATTCCAACCTCCCTGGGGCAGAACCTGGAGCTCCTGTTTCTTATCGACTTGGTTGCCACAGTCCAGGAGCATTTGAAGGCACAGTGCAGGGGCTCAGATTGCACAGAATTTTTTGTGAAATATCAGTGCCATAGACTGTTATCGGGTAGCTTCATGCACACTATGcattttattggtttgtttggAAAATGTTGGCCATTGAATTATTAATAGGTTTATTTCAAATAGTTTGGAAATTGTTGTACTTTTGAAATGCTGTTCCTGTAGTTTTTTGATGAGAGTTATAGCTGTTATATATACgtaaagataattttcttttcatttttaagtgagAATTCTTTTAATCCTAaatcttttattatctttaaatttttttctgtattattataTGTCCTCCTGAAGCGAGCACTCTTTTTATCTATGATACTTCCATAATAATCTCTTCTATTTATAGCTATTGGTAGTTCCCCTAAATTCTGGGGATAGcaatttttatttgctgtttagCTTTGTGACTGAATTGTGAGAATTCAGTTGTGATTTTTAACATGTCTCAGATATACATACTAACATGTCTAATATATGCTATGTATTTTGTTGGTTTACTTTGAAAAAGATGGGGAAagaattattgagatattttatttatttaaatatttattaaatgtattattaaatatatttaaatattattactttaaatattattttaaatattttggaaatactgGTATTTTTGAATAGACACTGTTTCTATAAACTTGTGTGATGGGTGTTATAAGtgttatatacacataaatataactttgttttcctttttaagagaGGATTCTTTTTATCGTAAATCTTTTACCTTTCAATCTTTGCATCTATTATTACACATGCTGCTGAAGGGAGCATGGTTTTTATCTATGATACTtagttaatatatatattacatttatagcTATGTAGTAGTTCCCCTAAAttcttgtaaaaataaatgtttatttgataTTTAGTGTATGTTTGAAATGTGAGAATTCAGATGTAATTTTTTACCTGGTATTGGCATGTTTGTATGTTACTTTAAAGAGGATGTGTGTTCTAAAGGAGGGCATGAGCTGTGTGTTTTCAAGAGAATAATGCAGTGCGACTCTTGGGGAAACGTAATAAAGACGAACTTTTCtcaccttcacagtgagtgtgaTCATATTGGTCTGGATTATTTGCTGTCAAGTGACATTTTTCCTTAATGGGGTTGtggttatttgaacatatttattagGTCTGGAAGATAATCCTGTGTTgttttttatgtagaaaaaaacataaggctgggtgcagtgctcacacctacaatcccagcagttttggaggtcatggcgggaggatcacttgaggccagtagtttgaggccagcctcagcaacatagcatgcacatctatttttaatttttattttttaaagaaaaacaatagaagagAAGGCTGATCCCAAGCtacagggttttgtttgtttgtttgtttgtttgttttgcagacagagtctcgctctgtctcccaggctggagtgcagtggcacaacctcggctctgTGTAACTTTCACCTCGGGGTTCAagcgaattctcctgcctcagcctcccaagtagctgggactacaggcacctgcctgtACGTCCGACTAACTTTTGTAAAaatagtagagacaaggtttcaccatgttggccaggctggtcttgaactcctgacttcaagtgatccacccacctcagcctcccaaagtgctgggattacaggcatgagctactgcgcccagatACCAAGCTAGAGTTTTAAGGCAGGAAATGAGAGAAAGATATTGAGAGAGGAAAACCTGGTGGTAAGAAAACTCTAaaggtggccgggtgtggtggctcacgcccgtgatcccagcaggagtttgagaccagcctggccaacatggtgaaaccctgtctctactaaaaatacaaaaattaggcaggcgtggtggtgcacgcctgtaatcccagctatttgggaggctgaggcaggagaatcactagcaGAGATTGTGTCTCCtcaccccctctcaaaaaaaaaggaaagttcctGCAGCAGTTCAAGCTGTGAAAGGTAGGCACTCTGCCATGCaattctttgtgatttttcttttttatttttggagtcgGGGTCTGgtgctgtcacccagactggggtgcagtggtgtggtcacaagctcaagcgatcctcttgcctttcAAATTActggaattataagcatgagccaccgcatctggccagtGTGacacaattctgtttttttttcttttttttgagatggagtctcgctctgtcacccaggctggagtgcggcggcgcgatcttggctcactgcaagctcccctgctgggttcacgccattcccctgcctcagcctcctgagaagctgggactacaggcgcccgccaccatgcttggctaattttttgtatttttagtagagacggggtttcactgtgttagccaggatgggctcgatctcctgacctcatgatctgcccacctcggcctcccaaagtgctgaaattacaggcgtgagccaccgcacccggcctgtgtgATGCAATTCTGATGTCAACTCCCTGATGTTACCTCAAACATCACAGGTTAAGGCCACCAGCCCCCAGTAGGCTGCCCTCGCTGCAGGCTTAGTATGTAGCAGCCTagccatggccaggctggtcttgattgcTATGTCCCtgactcagctttttttttttttttttttttttttttttttttttttttttttttttttgaacggagtctgctgttgccaggctggatgcaatggccatctcgctcactgcagctccccccccccctcccccccccccgaGTACTGCCAGGCCCccccacgcccgctaatttttgtttttgtaggacgggttcaccgtggcctcgatctcctgacctctgaccCCCCTCGCCTCCAAATGCTGGATACACTGACCACCCCGCCTGACTCAGCTTTTCttttgctggaattacaggtgtgagccaccgcacccggccaaccaCTGAGATTTAGAAGGCAGTCGAGTCCACTATACCACACCTCACCTGGTTTCTTCCTCTGTTGGGGCCCCTCGTGGCCACTGTTCTGTCACTTTTCGGTCCTATTTATTTAAATGGACAGTGAGCTGTTGGTCCTCCAGGCTCCAACACTTCTACCTTCAGCTTGTATTACAACAATACCAGCCTTTCAAGCTACTCCGGGTGACCCCAGAACTCATTTGAACTCAGAAGCCCACTCACTTTAGGGGACTCAGTGCCCCTGGTCAGCATGAAGTCGATGCAGAAGCATGACCTCCATTCCTAATCCCTCAAGAATGAGTGGAAGGTGTCAGCAGGAGGGTGGGGGTGCGGTTTGTAAATCTGTAACTGCATCAGACCAAATctagttcaactttttttttttttttttgacggagttcactcgtcacccagactggagtgcaatggcacgatctcagctcactgcaacctccacctcctaggttcaagtgattctgctgcctcagcctcccgagtagctaggattacaagggtgcgccaccgcgcctggctaatatttatatttttagtagagacggggtttcaccattttggccaggctggtcttgaactcctgacctccacctgccttggcctcccaaagtgctgggattgcaggcgtgagtcaccgcacccggctcagTTCAACTTTTATGTAATGAAGTTGTTAGGTGGTTTTCAATTGCCATGGATCTGCAGGTTGAAGGTCATGTATCCTGCACATGCCCAGGTTAACCAAGTGTGCCACCACAGAGTGGAACCTAAGAGCTCGGCCTGAAGAGCTGGGACCCATTTAAGAAACAAGACACCCCATGGCAGGAGCCAGGATCCAatcagatggagttttggtgtcACCCCATGGCAGGATCCAGTCAGATCACACCTCCCAGCATTACTTCATTGCAAGATCCAATCAAATCACACCTCATTACCCTATGCTTATAAAACCTGACATAGCCCCCAGCTGTGTAAGGGAGATTTGAGTATTTCCTCCTGTGTTCTTGCTAGCTGActtacaaaaaagtttttaaaaaaaggctgggcgtggtggctcatgcctgtaatcccagcactttgggaggctgaggcaggcagatcacttgaggtcaggggtgcaagaccagcctggccaacatggtgaaaccctatctctactaaaaatacaaaagttagctgggcgtggtgacacacacctataatcccagctacttgggaggctgaggcaggagaatcacttgaacccaggaggtggaggttgcagtgagctgagatcacaccactgcactccagcctgggagacagagtgagaagactctgtctaaaaaaaaatgtggcgGCACGGTGGCCACGCTgaatccagcacttgggaggcgaggggggacagaggtcaggagatcgagacacggtgaacctgtctctactaaaaatacaaaaatagccgggtgggggggcctgtagtccagctactcgagaggctgagcaggagaatggcgtgaaccggagggagcttgcagtgagcga is part of the Nomascus leucogenys isolate Asia chromosome 17, Asia_NLE_v1, whole genome shotgun sequence genome and encodes:
- the LOC100594452 gene encoding speedy protein E3-like isoform X2 produces the protein MGNIMTWYLAHPQDEQSPQRSTSGYPLQEVVDDKVSGPSAPGVDHSPPGRSLCRKRKKEWSDESEESSEESQKELKRQRVLLVLPEHHEAFNRLLEDPVIKRFLAWDKDLRVSDKYLLAMVIAYFRRAGLRSWQYQRIHFFLALYLANDMEEDDEAPKQNIFYFLYGKTRCHIPLFHTRRFQLCRSMTQRAREIRSQIALFHKLRFQFFCSMRCRAWVSPEELEEIQAYDPQHWVWARDRARLS
- the LOC100594452 gene encoding speedy protein E2B-like isoform X1 — protein: MGNIMTWYLAHPQDEQSPQRSTSGYPLQEVVDDKVSGPSAPGVDHSPPGRSLCRKRKKEWSDESEESSEESQKELKRQRVLLVLPEHHEAFNRLLEDPVIKRFLAWDKDLRVSDKVVWDLSPRPQSGRSPEAPDPSTLSSLGQFSAWHIKDPPDTSRPRYTPSRDPIGAHHPGSITKNPSSGFSDLHPTFEYPSTPQFPHEHSHPNTEVPSLMGNPSPDPHSTISTIFLSQDVTSPSLCSFLSISTSWLWS